One window of the Candidatus Microbacterium colombiense genome contains the following:
- a CDS encoding alpha/beta hydrolase: MSVPSPYSERLSRLPVRRHEVEVAGGVTAYWVYGPEHADVTVIAVHGFRGEHHGLEPVLAFLPEARVIAPDLPGFGETPPLPGGMHDLDKYAAWLTEFAGAVAPGAIVLGHSFGSIVASAAVAGGLQTPRLILLNPIGAPALEGPKGVMTRLAVLYYALGARLPARLGTALLRNRLIVRVMSVTMAKTSDPTLRRFIHDQHDTYFSRFFDRDVLRDAFVASVSHDVSEFAGQIEVPTLLVAAERDDITPIEAERVLATRFADAELVEIAHVGHLIHYETPAEAAGAIRRFLRIPVARGR, from the coding sequence ATGAGTGTGCCCTCTCCCTACTCCGAACGGCTGAGCCGACTGCCCGTGCGCCGTCATGAGGTCGAGGTCGCCGGGGGAGTCACCGCCTACTGGGTGTACGGGCCGGAACACGCTGACGTCACAGTGATCGCTGTGCACGGCTTCCGCGGGGAACATCATGGCCTCGAGCCGGTTCTGGCGTTCCTGCCCGAGGCTCGCGTGATCGCTCCGGATCTTCCCGGTTTCGGCGAGACACCTCCGCTTCCGGGCGGAATGCACGACCTCGACAAGTACGCCGCATGGCTGACCGAGTTCGCCGGTGCGGTCGCGCCCGGCGCCATCGTCCTCGGCCACTCGTTCGGTTCGATCGTCGCCTCGGCGGCGGTCGCCGGTGGGCTGCAGACTCCGCGTCTCATCCTGCTCAACCCGATCGGGGCGCCGGCGCTCGAAGGCCCGAAGGGCGTCATGACGAGGCTCGCGGTGCTGTACTACGCGCTGGGAGCGCGACTGCCCGCACGGTTGGGGACAGCGCTTCTGCGCAACCGGCTGATCGTGCGCGTCATGAGTGTCACGATGGCGAAGACGTCGGATCCGACGCTACGCCGTTTCATCCACGATCAGCACGACACCTACTTCTCGCGCTTCTTCGATCGCGATGTGCTCCGCGACGCCTTCGTGGCGAGCGTGTCACACGATGTGAGCGAGTTCGCGGGGCAGATCGAGGTTCCCACGCTGCTGGTCGCCGCCGAGCGTGACGACATCACACCGATCGAGGCCGAACGCGTGCTGGCTACTCGATTCGCCGATGCCGAATTGGTCGAGATCGCTCATGTCGGCCATCTGATCCACTACGAGACCCCGGCTGAAGCCGCAGGGGCCATCCGGAGATTCCTCAGGATTCCCGTCGCGCGAGGCCGATGA
- a CDS encoding Lrp/AsnC family transcriptional regulator, giving the protein MPGLDRIDLELLAALADDPRITVVALAENLGLSRNTIQARMARLEQTGIFLSYERSFAPEVLGFPLQAFVSIGVRQTELPRIINELARIPEVVQAHGLSGSIDLLARVACRDARHLFDTDARILSIEGVERTETSLAMGEVIPFRVAGLIGLARRES; this is encoded by the coding sequence ATGCCTGGACTGGACCGTATCGATCTCGAGCTTCTCGCGGCACTCGCCGACGATCCGCGCATCACCGTCGTCGCTCTCGCCGAGAATCTCGGCCTGTCGCGCAACACGATCCAGGCGCGCATGGCGCGGCTCGAGCAGACGGGGATCTTCCTGTCCTACGAGCGGTCCTTCGCGCCGGAGGTCCTCGGGTTTCCTCTGCAGGCGTTCGTCAGCATCGGGGTCCGACAGACCGAGCTTCCCCGCATCATCAACGAGCTCGCCCGCATCCCCGAGGTCGTGCAGGCACACGGTCTGAGCGGATCCATCGATCTCCTCGCCCGCGTCGCCTGCCGCGATGCCCGTCATCTGTTCGACACGGACGCCCGGATCCTCTCCATCGAAGGAGTCGAGCGCACCGAGACGTCACTCGCCATGGGCGAGGTGATCCCGTTCCGCGTGGCCGGGCTCATCGGCCTCGCGCGACGGGAATCCTGA
- the pdhA gene encoding pyruvate dehydrogenase (acetyl-transferring) E1 component subunit alpha: MSPQITPIADSAQDLELTERLLAPDGTRIPHASLDPFVADIDAAALRALYRDMIILRRIDAEGVALQRQGQLGLWAPCQGQEATQIGTARALAPQDYVFPSYRETGVIYARGAEPGDYVRMWRGEEGAGHDPAALRVAPLQIIIGAQTLHAVGYALGILHDDADDVAVTYFGDGATSQGDVNEAMIFAASYQAPVVFVCQNNHWAISEPVALQSQYPIAGRAPGFGIPSLRVDGNDVLACMAAMRWALAHARAGKGPAYIEAVTYRMGPHTTADDPTRYRDESELEGWRRRDPITRVEAHLRSIGELDETHAAEIQAAADKVAKEMRAACLGMVTRPPLAVFDEVYAEPHSGLERQRDEYAGYLATFETEG; the protein is encoded by the coding sequence ATGTCACCGCAGATCACGCCCATCGCCGATTCGGCACAGGATCTGGAGCTCACCGAGCGCCTGTTGGCTCCCGACGGAACGCGCATCCCGCATGCATCCCTCGACCCGTTCGTCGCCGACATCGACGCGGCCGCACTCCGGGCGCTCTACCGCGACATGATCATCCTGCGACGCATCGACGCCGAGGGCGTGGCTCTGCAGCGCCAGGGTCAGCTCGGGCTCTGGGCCCCCTGCCAGGGGCAGGAAGCGACGCAGATCGGTACTGCTCGGGCGCTGGCGCCCCAGGACTACGTGTTCCCGAGCTACCGCGAGACCGGTGTGATCTACGCCAGGGGAGCGGAGCCCGGTGACTACGTGCGCATGTGGCGCGGGGAAGAGGGAGCAGGACACGATCCGGCGGCACTGCGCGTCGCGCCGCTGCAGATCATCATCGGCGCTCAGACGCTGCACGCCGTCGGCTATGCGTTGGGAATCCTCCACGACGACGCCGATGACGTCGCGGTCACGTACTTCGGCGATGGCGCGACCAGCCAGGGCGATGTGAACGAGGCGATGATCTTCGCCGCGTCGTATCAGGCACCCGTGGTGTTCGTGTGCCAGAACAACCACTGGGCCATCTCCGAGCCCGTGGCTCTGCAGTCCCAGTACCCCATCGCGGGACGCGCGCCCGGCTTCGGCATCCCGAGCCTGCGGGTGGACGGCAACGATGTGCTCGCCTGCATGGCGGCGATGCGGTGGGCACTCGCGCACGCGCGGGCCGGCAAGGGCCCCGCGTACATCGAAGCCGTCACGTACCGGATGGGACCGCACACGACCGCAGACGATCCCACGCGATATCGAGACGAGAGCGAGCTGGAAGGCTGGCGTCGACGCGATCCGATCACGCGCGTCGAGGCCCACCTCCGGAGCATCGGTGAGCTCGACGAGACGCACGCGGCCGAGATCCAGGCTGCTGCCGACAAGGTGGCCAAGGAGATGCGCGCCGCGTGCCTGGGAATGGTCACCCGCCCGCCCCTCGCCGTGTTCGATGAGGTGTACGCCGAGCCCCACTCGGGCCTCGAGCGCCAGCGTGATGAATACGCCGGCTACCTCGCCACGTTCGAGACCGAGGGATGA
- a CDS encoding alpha-ketoacid dehydrogenase subunit beta, with amino-acid sequence MTELTLGKALGAGLRQAMQDDDKVVLLGEDIGKLGGVFRITDGLLDEFGAKRVIDTPLAESGIVGTAVGLAFRGYRPVVEIQFDGFVYPAFDQIVAQVAKLHYRTQGRVKMPITIRIPWAGGIGAAEHHSESPEAYFVHTAGLRVIAVSNPEDAYRSLRQAIASDDPVIFFEPKRLYHHKGDVHLGAPLADAPPMGLARVMRAGSDVTLIAYGAMVGTALQAAEAAEDEDVAIEVIDLRSLSPVDYDSVAASVRKTGRVVVAHEASREAGVAAEVIASITERCFEYLEAAPLRVTGHDIPYPPAKLEKYHLPDLDRLLDAVDRVLDRPNSMSEVGA; translated from the coding sequence ATGACCGAGCTCACACTGGGCAAGGCCCTCGGCGCCGGTCTGCGCCAGGCGATGCAGGATGACGACAAGGTCGTGCTGCTGGGCGAGGACATCGGCAAGCTCGGCGGCGTCTTCCGCATCACCGACGGACTGCTCGACGAGTTCGGCGCCAAGCGCGTGATCGACACGCCGCTGGCAGAGTCGGGCATCGTGGGCACCGCTGTCGGTCTGGCGTTCCGCGGTTACCGGCCGGTGGTGGAGATCCAGTTCGACGGATTCGTATACCCCGCCTTCGATCAGATCGTCGCCCAGGTCGCGAAGCTGCACTATCGCACCCAGGGCCGCGTGAAGATGCCGATCACGATCCGGATTCCGTGGGCCGGCGGGATCGGAGCGGCCGAACATCATTCGGAATCACCCGAAGCGTACTTCGTGCACACCGCAGGTCTTCGGGTGATCGCGGTGTCGAACCCGGAAGACGCGTACCGGAGTCTGCGACAGGCGATCGCCTCAGACGACCCGGTGATCTTCTTCGAGCCGAAGCGGCTCTATCACCACAAGGGAGACGTGCACCTCGGAGCCCCACTCGCGGATGCTCCTCCGATGGGTCTGGCGAGAGTGATGCGCGCGGGGAGCGACGTCACGCTCATCGCGTACGGCGCCATGGTCGGCACGGCGCTTCAGGCAGCCGAGGCGGCCGAAGATGAGGACGTCGCGATCGAGGTCATCGACCTGCGTTCGCTCTCACCCGTCGATTACGACTCGGTCGCCGCATCCGTCCGCAAGACCGGACGGGTCGTGGTCGCGCACGAGGCATCACGGGAGGCCGGGGTGGCTGCCGAGGTGATCGCCAGCATCACTGAACGCTGCTTCGAGTACCTCGAGGCGGCTCCGCTGCGCGTCACCGGGCACGACATCCCGTACCCGCCGGCGAAGCTCGAGAAGTATCACCTGCCGGATCTCGACCGACTGCTGGACGCCGTCGATCGTGTGCTGGATCGCCCGAACAGCATGTCGGAGGTGGGCGCATGA
- a CDS encoding dihydrolipoamide acetyltransferase family protein, protein MIAEFRLPDLGEGLTEAEVVQWLVAPGETVALNQTLAEVETAKAVVELPSPYEGTVSTLHAEAGQTVAVGAPLIAFDVEGDDEPSTGSDSDEKAQPNLVGYGAAPTSAGRPARRARRAVVAASSTDTALLEAAPHDARPSATVDVVVERPRSTPPVRAHAKRLGIDLVLVGAEVGDRVITRNDVDAYAERIGRGADAGSTPQEDANWQNAPAVPSTAARLAAPERETRIPIRGVRKHTAAAMVASAFTAPHVTVFHTVDVTATMDLLASFREDRTLSEHRIGPLAVIAKAVCLALGRTRSLNARWDEAAGEIVQFAYVDLGIAAATERGLIVPNIRDAERLTLIELSDALAQLAATARAGKTSPAELAGGTFSLSNIGVFGVDAGTPILPPGQSGILAVGAVRRQPWEYRGEIALRQMMTLSLSFDHRLVDGAEGARFLKDVADVLEEPGRAMLLR, encoded by the coding sequence ATGATCGCGGAGTTCCGGCTTCCGGACCTCGGGGAGGGACTGACCGAGGCCGAGGTGGTGCAGTGGCTTGTCGCCCCGGGAGAGACGGTCGCCTTGAACCAGACCCTGGCCGAGGTCGAGACGGCGAAGGCCGTCGTCGAGCTCCCCTCGCCTTACGAGGGCACGGTGTCGACTCTGCACGCCGAGGCCGGACAGACGGTGGCCGTGGGTGCTCCCCTCATCGCGTTCGACGTCGAGGGGGATGACGAACCGTCGACGGGTTCGGACTCCGACGAGAAGGCGCAGCCGAACCTCGTGGGCTACGGCGCCGCGCCGACCAGTGCAGGACGACCGGCGAGGCGTGCACGTCGCGCGGTCGTCGCGGCTTCATCCACCGACACCGCGCTTCTGGAGGCCGCCCCGCACGACGCTCGGCCGTCCGCGACGGTCGACGTCGTCGTCGAAAGACCGCGGTCGACTCCGCCCGTGCGAGCCCACGCCAAGCGGCTGGGAATCGACCTCGTACTGGTCGGAGCCGAGGTGGGCGATCGCGTGATCACCCGCAACGACGTGGACGCCTATGCCGAGCGCATCGGACGCGGCGCCGACGCAGGTTCGACGCCGCAGGAAGATGCGAACTGGCAGAACGCACCGGCGGTCCCGTCGACGGCCGCGCGACTGGCTGCACCGGAACGGGAGACGCGGATCCCCATCAGGGGCGTGCGAAAGCACACTGCTGCCGCCATGGTCGCGAGCGCCTTCACCGCGCCGCACGTCACGGTGTTCCACACGGTCGACGTCACTGCGACGATGGACCTGCTCGCATCCTTCCGCGAGGATCGGACGCTGTCGGAGCATCGGATCGGACCTCTCGCGGTGATCGCGAAGGCGGTCTGTCTGGCGCTCGGTCGCACGCGGAGCCTCAACGCCCGGTGGGATGAGGCGGCCGGGGAGATCGTGCAGTTCGCCTACGTCGACCTCGGTATCGCGGCGGCGACGGAGCGCGGCCTCATCGTGCCGAACATCCGTGACGCCGAGCGATTGACCTTGATCGAACTGAGCGACGCTCTCGCGCAGCTGGCCGCCACCGCACGCGCGGGCAAGACCTCGCCGGCCGAACTCGCGGGAGGCACGTTCTCACTCTCGAACATCGGTGTCTTCGGCGTCGACGCCGGCACCCCGATCCTGCCGCCCGGACAATCGGGCATTCTCGCGGTCGGGGCCGTCAGGCGTCAACCGTGGGAGTACCGGGGCGAGATCGCCCTTCGGCAGATGATGACCCTGAGCCTGTCGTTCGATCACCGTCTGGTCGACGGTGCCGAAGGAGCGCGTTTCCTCAAGGATGTGGCCGATGTGCTCGAGGAACCCGGACGGGCGATGCTGCTCAGGTAG
- a CDS encoding TetR/AcrR family transcriptional regulator has translation MTTPITARDRAKAERSDAILHEAAQLFAARGYNGVSLEDIGAAVGVSGPAVYRHFAGKQALLGAVLVKVSADLVDGGSRVFGDAPAPAERMSALVRFHVHFALGNAEVIQVQDRDVAHLSDQDRAEVRRLQRAYIELWIEALEPLVEASPDELRLRVQSCFGLINSTPHSTRAASRKHVATATVLVAMADAALRAAT, from the coding sequence ATGACAACCCCGATCACTGCCCGAGATCGAGCAAAAGCCGAACGTTCCGACGCGATCCTCCATGAGGCCGCGCAGCTCTTCGCCGCGCGCGGATACAACGGCGTGAGCCTGGAAGACATCGGCGCCGCCGTCGGCGTATCCGGTCCCGCCGTGTACCGCCATTTCGCCGGCAAACAGGCCCTGCTGGGCGCTGTGCTGGTGAAGGTGAGTGCTGATCTCGTCGACGGCGGCTCCCGCGTGTTCGGCGACGCTCCGGCTCCGGCTGAACGCATGAGCGCGCTCGTCCGCTTCCATGTGCACTTCGCGCTCGGCAATGCCGAAGTGATCCAGGTGCAGGATCGCGATGTCGCTCATCTCTCCGACCAGGATCGCGCCGAGGTGCGCCGACTGCAGCGGGCCTACATCGAACTGTGGATCGAGGCGCTCGAGCCACTCGTCGAGGCGTCTCCCGACGAGCTCCGGCTGCGAGTGCAGTCCTGTTTCGGTCTGATCAACTCCACCCCGCACAGCACGCGAGCCGCCTCCCGCAAGCACGTCGCCACCGCGACCGTGCTGGTCGCGATGGCGGATGCCGCACTACGCGCCGCTACCTGA
- a CDS encoding carboxyl transferase domain-containing protein, producing MPATQDSLAKELRDRLATAARGGPEASRERHLARGKLLPRDRVARLLDEGSPFLEVAPLAADGLYGGEAPGAGVIAGIGLVHGRHVMVVCNDATVKGGTYYPLTVKKHLRAQEIAREDRLPCLYLVDSGGAFLPRQDEVFPDREHFGRIFYNQARLSAEGIPQLAAVLGSCTAGGAYVPAMSDETVIVRGQGTIFLGGPPLVKAAIGEVVTAEELGGGELHARRSGVVDHLAENDEHALEILRDIVATLPAPLAPAWDVMASIDPAESSSLYDVVPVDVNEAYDVREVIVRLVDAGSFREFKAEYGTTLVTGFARLHGHPVGIIANNGVLFSESALKGAHFIELSDQRGIPLLFLQNITGFMVGSEAEAGGIAKDGAKMVTAVASTRVPKFTVIVGGSFGAGNYSMCGRAYSPRFLWTWPASRISVMGGPQAASVLATVKEDQLTARGEAWSPEERGDFEAPIREQYEQQGEPYYATARLWDDGIVDPAQTRDLLGLALDVVARTPLPDPRFGVFRM from the coding sequence ATGCCCGCAACCCAGGATTCCCTGGCGAAGGAGCTGCGCGACCGGCTCGCGACGGCAGCGCGCGGCGGCCCGGAGGCCTCGCGCGAGCGACATCTCGCCCGGGGAAAACTTCTGCCCCGTGACCGCGTGGCCCGACTCCTCGACGAGGGCAGCCCGTTCCTCGAGGTCGCGCCGCTCGCTGCAGACGGGTTATACGGGGGAGAAGCTCCCGGCGCGGGTGTCATCGCAGGAATCGGACTGGTGCACGGCCGGCATGTGATGGTCGTCTGCAATGACGCGACGGTCAAGGGCGGCACGTATTACCCCCTCACCGTGAAGAAGCACCTGCGGGCGCAGGAGATCGCACGGGAGGATCGTCTGCCCTGCCTGTACCTCGTCGATTCCGGCGGGGCATTCCTGCCGCGCCAGGACGAGGTGTTCCCCGACCGCGAGCATTTCGGTCGGATCTTCTACAATCAGGCGCGCCTGTCGGCCGAGGGCATTCCGCAGCTCGCGGCCGTCCTCGGATCCTGCACGGCTGGTGGGGCATACGTTCCCGCGATGAGCGACGAGACGGTCATCGTGCGCGGACAGGGCACGATCTTCCTCGGCGGTCCGCCGCTCGTGAAGGCGGCGATCGGCGAGGTCGTCACGGCCGAGGAACTCGGCGGCGGAGAGCTGCACGCGAGGCGCAGTGGCGTCGTGGATCACCTCGCGGAGAACGACGAGCATGCGCTCGAGATCCTCCGCGACATCGTGGCGACGCTTCCGGCACCCCTCGCGCCGGCGTGGGACGTCATGGCGTCGATCGACCCGGCCGAGTCGTCGTCGCTGTACGACGTGGTGCCGGTCGACGTCAACGAGGCCTACGACGTGCGCGAAGTCATCGTTCGTCTGGTCGATGCGGGTAGCTTCCGCGAGTTCAAGGCCGAGTACGGCACGACGCTCGTCACCGGGTTCGCACGGCTTCACGGACACCCGGTCGGGATCATCGCCAACAACGGCGTGCTGTTCAGTGAGTCAGCTCTGAAAGGCGCTCACTTCATCGAGCTGAGCGACCAGCGGGGCATCCCGTTGCTGTTCCTCCAGAACATCACCGGCTTCATGGTGGGTTCCGAAGCGGAGGCGGGAGGCATCGCCAAGGACGGAGCCAAGATGGTCACCGCCGTGGCGAGCACCCGCGTGCCGAAGTTCACCGTCATCGTCGGAGGGTCGTTCGGCGCCGGCAACTACTCGATGTGCGGTCGCGCCTATTCGCCCCGCTTCCTGTGGACCTGGCCCGCGAGCCGCATCTCCGTGATGGGCGGGCCGCAGGCCGCCTCCGTGCTCGCGACCGTCAAGGAGGATCAGCTGACCGCGCGCGGCGAAGCCTGGTCTCCCGAGGAGCGAGGCGACTTCGAGGCACCGATCCGCGAGCAGTACGAACAGCAGGGGGAGCCGTACTACGCCACGGCGCGACTGTGGGATGACGGCATCGTGGACCCCGCCCAGACGCGCGACCTGCTCGGGCTCGCGCTCGACGTTGTCGCCCGCACCCCCCTGCCTGACCCGCGCTTCGGCGTCTTCCGGATGTGA
- a CDS encoding biotin carboxylase N-terminal domain-containing protein: MTEQLFSTVLVANRGEIARRVIRTLRELGIRSVAVYSDADADSPHVREADVTVRIGPSPAADSYLDIGAVISAARDSGAQAIHPGYGFLSESVGLAEACAEHGIVFIGPDVTALQIMGDKAKAREHVERNGVPVVPGFDAAGLSDAEITTEAGRIGYPLLVKPSAGGGGKGMEVVSDADGLTTALASARRVAASAFGDDALILERLIRRPRHIEVQVFGDRHGTVIALGERECTLQRRHQKVIEEAPSAGLANATRERLLAAAVRAAESVAYVGAGTVEFLIDADAPDEVFFIEMNTRLQVEHPVTEEVTGLDLVALQLQVAAGAPLDPPPAPQGHAVEARIYAESPERGFLPSTGTVLLFEPPAGVRVDAAIESGSEVTGFYDPMIAKVIAHADDRATALARLDAALGRTVVLGVDTNIAFLRQLCQNERVVAGDLDTGLIETLLPLVAAVPTPAMLSAAARVAPTVHEPLRTAPLWRELSGWRLGSAEHPVPSRDFLTDDEAHATGDPQDPEGLSPRAAIDADGAVWVSSDGRTARLRPLDRRAALEHRLVAAKTGETIAEPEGRAPMPGSVVAVHVADGSTVTAGTPLVSIEAMKMEHQVLAPHDGTVQLLVAVGDQVRRDQTVARVTTEETR, encoded by the coding sequence ATGACCGAACAGCTTTTCTCCACTGTGCTCGTCGCCAACCGCGGAGAGATCGCCAGACGGGTGATCCGCACCCTCCGCGAGCTCGGCATCCGCAGTGTCGCGGTGTACAGCGACGCCGATGCCGACTCGCCGCATGTGCGTGAGGCCGACGTCACCGTGCGGATCGGCCCCTCGCCCGCTGCCGACTCCTATCTCGACATCGGTGCCGTGATCTCTGCGGCTCGAGACTCCGGGGCGCAGGCGATCCACCCGGGATACGGGTTCCTCTCCGAGAGCGTGGGCCTCGCCGAGGCCTGCGCCGAGCACGGCATCGTGTTCATCGGACCGGATGTCACCGCGCTGCAGATCATGGGCGACAAGGCGAAGGCGCGTGAACACGTCGAGCGGAACGGTGTTCCGGTGGTGCCCGGGTTCGATGCGGCAGGACTGTCCGACGCCGAGATCACCACCGAGGCGGGGCGCATCGGCTATCCCCTGCTGGTGAAGCCCAGCGCCGGCGGCGGCGGAAAGGGCATGGAGGTCGTCTCCGACGCCGACGGCCTCACCACGGCGCTTGCATCGGCACGGCGTGTGGCCGCGTCGGCGTTCGGCGACGATGCGTTGATCCTCGAGCGTCTGATCCGCCGGCCGCGACACATCGAGGTGCAGGTGTTCGGAGACCGGCACGGTACCGTCATCGCCCTCGGCGAGCGCGAATGCACCCTGCAGCGTCGGCACCAGAAGGTGATCGAGGAGGCCCCGTCTGCAGGCCTGGCGAACGCGACCCGTGAGCGATTGCTCGCGGCCGCGGTGCGCGCCGCGGAGAGCGTCGCCTATGTCGGGGCGGGCACGGTGGAGTTCCTGATCGATGCGGATGCGCCCGACGAGGTGTTCTTCATCGAGATGAACACACGGCTGCAGGTGGAACACCCCGTCACGGAGGAAGTCACCGGCCTCGATCTCGTCGCACTGCAGCTGCAGGTCGCTGCGGGTGCACCCCTCGACCCCCCGCCGGCGCCACAGGGCCATGCCGTCGAGGCACGCATCTACGCCGAGTCGCCGGAGCGCGGCTTCCTGCCCTCGACCGGGACGGTGCTGCTGTTCGAGCCGCCTGCGGGAGTGCGTGTCGATGCCGCGATCGAGAGCGGTAGCGAGGTCACGGGGTTCTACGATCCGATGATCGCCAAGGTCATCGCACATGCGGACGACAGAGCCACGGCACTCGCGCGCCTGGACGCGGCCCTGGGGCGCACCGTCGTGCTCGGTGTGGACACGAACATCGCGTTCCTGCGTCAGCTCTGCCAGAACGAGCGCGTGGTCGCGGGAGACCTCGACACCGGTCTCATCGAGACGTTGCTGCCTCTGGTCGCCGCAGTCCCGACGCCGGCGATGCTCTCGGCCGCGGCCCGTGTGGCGCCGACCGTGCACGAGCCGTTGCGCACCGCACCGTTGTGGCGTGAGCTCAGCGGGTGGCGGCTGGGGTCCGCGGAGCACCCCGTACCGTCACGCGACTTCCTGACCGACGACGAGGCACACGCGACCGGCGACCCGCAGGACCCCGAAGGCCTCTCCCCGCGCGCGGCGATCGACGCCGACGGCGCCGTGTGGGTCTCCTCCGACGGTCGCACGGCTCGACTCCGTCCGCTCGATCGCCGTGCAGCCCTCGAGCATCGGCTCGTGGCGGCGAAGACCGGCGAAACGATCGCAGAGCCGGAGGGGCGCGCTCCCATGCCCGGCAGCGTGGTAGCCGTCCACGTGGCGGACGGCTCGAC